In Rutidosis leptorrhynchoides isolate AG116_Rl617_1_P2 chromosome 2, CSIRO_AGI_Rlap_v1, whole genome shotgun sequence, one genomic interval encodes:
- the LOC139893622 gene encoding RNA pseudouridine synthase 5-like isoform X2 codes for MQITVDGKVVVDPNIVLRAGTELVYQRLPWREPYAPYLLEVLFEDDHLIAINKPSGLQVLPGGLFQQRTVLTQLQWRVKNQRSELTGQELSPVPVPVHRLGRGTSGILLCAKTKLAKTRLAALFADKTSAVVGNRKSDTEVNKAVKMSKVYRALACGIINEDEIVIGQPIGTLKYPGVAKGLYVASPSGRPALSKVHVLKRDVPNNLTVVQVEIQSGRPHQIRIHLSFIGHPLIGDPLYVSGGIPQLSATETLDETFAEDGGYNRPANPVPGDCGYYLHAHQLVLSHPMTNEMLKITAELPSAFINHELTI; via the exons ATGCAGATTACAGTCGATGGTAAAGTTGTTGTTGATCCAAACATTGTTCTCAG GGCTGGTACAGAACTAGTATACCAGAGACTTCCATGGAGAGAACCATATGCGCCATACCTGCTCGAGGTTTTGTTTGAAGATGATCATTTG ATTGCTATAAATAAACCATCTGGTCTACAAGTTTTACCTGGGGGATTATTTCAACAGCGAACTGTCTTGACACAGCTTCAATGGCGTGTAAAGAATCAAAGATCCGAATTGACAGGTCAAGAATTGTCTCCAGTTCCAGTTCCAGTTCATCGGCTTGGAAGAGGCACATCAG GAATATTACTTTGTGCAAAGACAAAGCTTGCAAAAACTCGGCTTGCAGCTCTTTTTGCTGACAAAACATCGGCAGTTGTGGGCAACAG AAAAAGCGACACTGAAGTTAATAAGGCCGTGAAAATGTCAAAGGTATACAGGGCGTTAGCATGTGGAATTATAAATGAAGATGAG ATTGTGATTGGTCAGCCAATTGGAACGTTAAAATATCCCGGAGTTGCAAAAGGATTATATGTTGCATCACCTTCAG GAAGACCGGCATTGAGCAAAGTTCACGTTCTGAAGAGAGATGTACCGAATAACCTCACAGTTGTTCAG GTGGAGATTCAATCTGGTAGGCCCCACCAAATCCGGATTCATCTTTCGTTCATTGGTCATCCTTTAATTG GTGATCCACTTTATGTTAGTGGTGGGATACCACAGCTATCTGCTACCGAAACCCTAGATGAGACATTTGCTGAAGATGG AGGGTATAACAGGCCTGCAAATCCTGTTCCCGGAGACTGTGGGTACTACTTGCACGCTCATCAGTTAGTTCTTTCTCATCCGATGACTAATGAG ATGCTTAAGATAACAGCAGAACTACCATCAGCCTTCATAAATCATGAACTGACAATTTAA
- the LOC139894625 gene encoding uncharacterized protein isoform X2 yields MGHRQASNQFMIPGSDQHHYNHTPAEPSYGPMDHIARGGVRSNYHSDLWGPQDERHSTYVNREVQHHTPPFPRPPCHPYPSTSHNTSVTPMGPTGNGGSYKRKNTIISEGSSSSFYGAGSSSNSQMFRGSGLSIDGQDSTRNVRSRSELEPWMPRTHVPNYTSQYYQPITHSSNYSLPVHPVNLSADVASREWNSVHYAASFQERIPPMGINGPRHDERQFCAGGSSFDNNGCQHDQFHRTHVLSSHHHHVPHTQYIRDGRSHHSSGDTHVYRNGSNYCNTLGGGLRIRELHFPPENIYRGRGASPIVNAMNSHEVLGYESSFYMNSSNMSDEYQDMRLDIDDMSYEELLALEESIGHVNAGLCEDEMSKCLNELIYYSMDQSRDEASCSICLEEYKNGEKLGKMYKCGHEYHMDCIKKWLLMKKICPICKSDCTTQEPIQVCNHL; encoded by the exons ATGGGGCATAGACAGGCGTCAAATCAATTTATGATACCAGGGTCTGATCAACATCATTACAATCATACTCCTGCAGAACCGTCTTACGGTCCCATGG ATCATATAGCAAGAGGCGGGGTACGTTCAAATTATCATTCTGATTTATGGGGCCCACAAGACGAGCGACATTCAACGTACGTTAACAGGGAAGTACAACACCACACTCCACCTTTCCCAAGGCCTCCTTGTCATCCATATCCATCAACCAGTCATAACACATCTGTCACACCAATGGGCCCCACTGGCAATGGAGGATCATATAAGAGAAAGAACACTATTATATCCGAAGGTAGCTCGAGCAGCTTTTATGGGGCAGGGAGTTCATCTAATTCTCAAATGTTTAGAGGATCTGGTCTCTCGATTGACGGTCAAGATTCAACGAGGAATGTTCGAAGTAGATCTGAGTTGGAACCTTGGATGCCAAGAACACATGTTCCAAACTACACTTCTCAATATTACCAACCAATAACACACTCTTCGAACTACTCTCTGCCTGTCCACCCTGTCAATCTAAGTGCTGATGTGGCGAGTCGAGAGTGGAATTCTGTTCATTATGCTGCTTCCTTTCAAGAAAGGATTCCACCTATGG GTATTAATGGGCCAAGACATGATGAACGTCAATTTTGTGCTGGAGGGAGTTCTTTTGATAACAATGGCTGCCAACATGATCAATTTCATAGGACTCATGTTTTATCTTCGCATCATCATCATGTTCCCCACACTCAGTACATTAGAGATGGACGCAGTCACCATTCTTCAGGAGATACACATGTCtatagaaatgggtcaaattacTGTAATACCCTTGGTGGTGGTTTAAGAATTCGAGAGCTACATTTTCCACCCGAAAATATCTATAGAGGAAGGGGTGCAAGTCCTATTGTGAATGCCATGAATTCCCATGAAGTATTAGGATATGAG TCATCTTTTTATATGAATTCAAGCAATATGTCTGATGAGTATCAAGATATGAGGCTCGACATTGACGACATGAGCTATGAG GAACTACTTGCTCTTGAGGAAAGCATAGGGCATGTGAACGCTGGTTTGTGTGAGGATGAAATGTCTAAATGTTTAAACGAACTAATTTACTACTCTATGGACCAGAGCCGTGACGAAGCTAGTTGTTCAATCTGCCTC GAGGAGTACAAGAATGGCGAAAAGCTTGGAAAAATGTATAAATGTGGGCATGAGTATCATATGGATTGTATTAAGAAATGGTTGCTAATGAAGAAAATATGCCCTATCTGCAAATCTGATTGCACAACTCAAGAGCCGATTCAAGTgtgtaatcatttatga
- the LOC139893623 gene encoding serine carboxypeptidase-like 27, whose translation MMRGYFCFLIYVLALITILSPTTTGTSAADRVHRYQRYNDKIHNLPGQPPNVTFNQYSGYITVDKKQGRALFYWLIEASNVPASSKPLVLWLNGGPGCSSIAYGAFEEVGPFRVGPDGKTLSLNPYAWNKEANMLFVDSPAGVGFSYTNTSFDQITGDQRTAKDAYAFLTNWFLRFPQYKHRPFYIAGESYAGHYVPQLSQIIVRYNKGVKNPEINFKGFLLGNPLLDDYYDNIGTFEFWWNHGLISDTTYQILNESCPYDSFLFPSGDCYKYILRAYSEFGDINFYGIYDPPCHELGTRLPSPWMLRGSDNCIIKYTKLYMNRPDVQKAIHANVTRLPYSWITCSDIVRGSWTDSPTTMLPIFKELIKAGIRIWVFSGDTDAVLPLTGTRYSIRALKLKTLVDWHAWYDKKKVGGWSQVYEGMTYLTVTGAGHEVPMDRPRLALTVFAHFLNTIPLPSSSH comes from the exons ATGATGAGAGGCTACTTTTGTTTCCTAATTTATGTATTGGCCTTGATCACCATTCTCAGCCCCACCACAACCGGTACGTCAGCTGCCGATCGAGTTCATCGGTACCAACGCTACAATGACAAGATTCACAACTTGCCAGGACAACCGCCAAATGTGACGTTTAATCAGTATTCAGGATATATTACGGTTGATAAGAAACAGGGCCGAGCTCTTTTTTATTGGTTGATTGAGGCGAGTAATGTCCCGGCCTCATCAAAGCCTCTTGTACTCTGGCTCAATGGTGGGCCAGGGTGCTCATCAATCGCCTATGGAGCGTTCGAGGAAGTTGGACCCTTTCGAGTGGGTCCCGATGGGAAAACTCTTTCCTTGAATCCATATGCTTGGAACAAAG AGGCGAACATGCTCTTTGTTGATTCACCGGCTGGAGTTGGTTTTTCGTATACCAACACTTCTTTTGACCAAATTACGGGCGATCAAAGAACAG CAAAAGATGCATATGCATTTCTTACCAATTGGTTTCTAAGATTTCCACAATATAAACATAGGCCGTTTTATATCGCAGGGGAAAGTTATGCAG GTCACTATGTTCCTCAATTATCTCAAATCATAGTACGTTATAACAAAGGTGTCAAGAATCCTGAAATCAACTTTAAAGGTTTCTTG TTAGGAAATCCACTACTCGACGATTACTATGACAACATTGGGACGTTCGAGTTCTGGTGGAACCACGGTTTGATATCAGACACAACGTATCAAATATTGAACGAATCATGTCCATATGACTCGTTTTTGTTCCCGAGTGGAGATTGTTACAAATACATACTACGAGCGTATTCTGAATTCGGCGACATCAACTTTTATGGCATTTACGACCCGCCTTGCCATGAATTGGGCACTAGGCTACCTTCG CCATGGATGTTAAGAGGGAGTGATAATTGCATTATAAAGTACACAAAGTTGTACATGAACCGACCCGATGTACAAAAAGCTATTCATGCTAACGTTACACGATTACCATATTCTTGGATCACGTGCAG TGATATCGTCAGGGGAAGTTGGACAGATTCACCAACGACAATGCTTCCGATTTTTAAAGAACTTATCAAGGCGGGAATTCGAATATGGGTATTTAG CGGTGACACGGATGCTGTACTACCGCTGACTGGTACTCGTTACTCCATCAGAGCTCTGAAATTGAAAACCCTTGTTGATTGGCATGCTTGGTATGATAAGAAAAAG GTTGGTGGATGGAGCCAAGTATATGAAGGGATGACATATTTGACAGTGACAGGGGCTGGCCATGAGGTTCCAATGGATCGCCCCAGGCTTGCTCTTACTGTTTTTGCTCACTTCTTAAACACCATTCCTTTACCATCATCTTCTCATTAA
- the LOC139893622 gene encoding RNA pseudouridine synthase 5-like isoform X1, whose product MSANMTDSSSPATFGEPWPELNAGLTYRDLLRSPDSGLRLIDFYSRKYQNSAPLLGWLQRIENGQITVDGKVVVDPNIVLRAGTELVYQRLPWREPYAPYLLEVLFEDDHLIAINKPSGLQVLPGGLFQQRTVLTQLQWRVKNQRSELTGQELSPVPVPVHRLGRGTSGILLCAKTKLAKTRLAALFADKTSAVVGNRKSDTEVNKAVKMSKVYRALACGIINEDEIVIGQPIGTLKYPGVAKGLYVASPSGRPALSKVHVLKRDVPNNLTVVQVEIQSGRPHQIRIHLSFIGHPLIGDPLYVSGGIPQLSATETLDETFAEDGGYNRPANPVPGDCGYYLHAHQLVLSHPMTNEMLKITAELPSAFINHELTI is encoded by the exons ATGTCTGCAAACATGACCGATAGTTCATCTCCGGCAACGTTTGGTGAGCCTTGGCCGGAATTAAACGCCGGTCTTACTTACCGAGACCTTCTCCGTTCACCTGATTCTG GTCTGAGGTTAATTGACTTCTATTCACGCAAGTATCAAAATTCAGCTCCATTATTAGG TTGGTTGCAGAGGATAGAAAATGGTCAG ATTACAGTCGATGGTAAAGTTGTTGTTGATCCAAACATTGTTCTCAG GGCTGGTACAGAACTAGTATACCAGAGACTTCCATGGAGAGAACCATATGCGCCATACCTGCTCGAGGTTTTGTTTGAAGATGATCATTTG ATTGCTATAAATAAACCATCTGGTCTACAAGTTTTACCTGGGGGATTATTTCAACAGCGAACTGTCTTGACACAGCTTCAATGGCGTGTAAAGAATCAAAGATCCGAATTGACAGGTCAAGAATTGTCTCCAGTTCCAGTTCCAGTTCATCGGCTTGGAAGAGGCACATCAG GAATATTACTTTGTGCAAAGACAAAGCTTGCAAAAACTCGGCTTGCAGCTCTTTTTGCTGACAAAACATCGGCAGTTGTGGGCAACAG AAAAAGCGACACTGAAGTTAATAAGGCCGTGAAAATGTCAAAGGTATACAGGGCGTTAGCATGTGGAATTATAAATGAAGATGAG ATTGTGATTGGTCAGCCAATTGGAACGTTAAAATATCCCGGAGTTGCAAAAGGATTATATGTTGCATCACCTTCAG GAAGACCGGCATTGAGCAAAGTTCACGTTCTGAAGAGAGATGTACCGAATAACCTCACAGTTGTTCAG GTGGAGATTCAATCTGGTAGGCCCCACCAAATCCGGATTCATCTTTCGTTCATTGGTCATCCTTTAATTG GTGATCCACTTTATGTTAGTGGTGGGATACCACAGCTATCTGCTACCGAAACCCTAGATGAGACATTTGCTGAAGATGG AGGGTATAACAGGCCTGCAAATCCTGTTCCCGGAGACTGTGGGTACTACTTGCACGCTCATCAGTTAGTTCTTTCTCATCCGATGACTAATGAG ATGCTTAAGATAACAGCAGAACTACCATCAGCCTTCATAAATCATGAACTGACAATTTAA
- the LOC139893624 gene encoding uncharacterized protein, which translates to MNFFCTRNMTDESSTSEPNIASCPFLRNINEPTNFSFSSSVAIPFPVRGTKGPIFEDGPNFDSAFRVFHGQNGVVPLSEPLSLGTQKSRSEPPPPQFNPLVAKAATISLSGFGGAFGFDMFNEMFKNQQRKHKPSKKQSSQKRDFNHEAMGEEWLQNGKCPMAKSYRSVTNVLPIMANAFKLPSGINYRCPPVIVAARAALAKTAFAKNLRPQPLPAKVLVIGVMGMAANVPLGIWREHTEKFSPSWFAAVHAAVPFIAMLRKSVLMPKSALAFTIAASVLGQVIGSRAERYRLKAMVGGSSQVGVTGGHCGEVVEWESTKMQVARPIS; encoded by the exons ATGAACTTTTTTTGTACTAGGAACATGACCGATGAATCATCAACTTCTGAACCAAATATCGCTAGTTGCCCATTTTTACGTAACATTAACGAACCAACTAATTTCTCCTTTTCTTCATCAGTGGCTATCCCATTTCCT GTACGAGGAACCAAAGGTCCTATATTTGAGGACGGTCCCAATTTTGATTCGGCGTTTAGGGTCTTCCATGGGCAAAATGGTGTAGTTCCGCTTTCTGAGCCATTATCACTTGGTACCCAGAAATCGAGGTCTGAACCACCTCCACCGCAGTTCAACCCTTTAGTTGCGAAAGCGGCTACTATAAGTCTCTCGGGTTTTGGTGGAGCCTTTGGGTTCGATATGTTTAATGAGATGTTTAAGAATCAACAAAGAAAACACAAACCATCTAAGAAACAGTCTTCACAG AAACGAGACTTCAATCATGAAGCAATGGGTGAAGAATGGCTACAAAACGGAAAATGTCCAATGGCCAAATCGTACAGATCAGTCACTAACGTCCTTCCAATAATGGCGAACGCGTTTAAACTCCCATCAGGCATAAACTACAGGTGTCCACCTGTCATCGTGGCGGCTCGAGCCGCTTTAGCCAAAACCGCGTTTGCAAAGAACCTAAGACCCCAACCACTGCCTGCAAAAGTACTCGTGATTGGGGTCATGGGTATGGCTGCAAATGTTCCGTTAGGGATATGGAGAGAACACACTGAAAAATTCTCACCATCGTGGTTTGCAGCGGTTCATGCAGCCGTTCCATTTATTGCCATGCTTAGAAAGTCGGTTTTGATGCCCAAATCAGCCTTGGCGTTTACCATAGCAGCTTCTGTTTTGGGTCAGGTGATTGGGTCAAGGGCAGAACGGTATCGTTTAAAAGCAATGGTTGGTGGGTCCAGTCAAGTAGGGGTTACGGGTGGACATTGTGGTGAGGTGGTCGAATGGGAATCTACAAAAATGCAGGTTGCTAGACCCATTTCTTAA
- the LOC139894625 gene encoding uncharacterized protein isoform X1: MGHRQASNQFMIPGSDQHHYNHTPAEPSYGPMVRGVATDNGPSVTPIDHIARGGVRSNYHSDLWGPQDERHSTYVNREVQHHTPPFPRPPCHPYPSTSHNTSVTPMGPTGNGGSYKRKNTIISEGSSSSFYGAGSSSNSQMFRGSGLSIDGQDSTRNVRSRSELEPWMPRTHVPNYTSQYYQPITHSSNYSLPVHPVNLSADVASREWNSVHYAASFQERIPPMGINGPRHDERQFCAGGSSFDNNGCQHDQFHRTHVLSSHHHHVPHTQYIRDGRSHHSSGDTHVYRNGSNYCNTLGGGLRIRELHFPPENIYRGRGASPIVNAMNSHEVLGYESSFYMNSSNMSDEYQDMRLDIDDMSYEELLALEESIGHVNAGLCEDEMSKCLNELIYYSMDQSRDEASCSICLEEYKNGEKLGKMYKCGHEYHMDCIKKWLLMKKICPICKSDCTTQEPIQVCNHL; encoded by the exons ATGGGGCATAGACAGGCGTCAAATCAATTTATGATACCAGGGTCTGATCAACATCATTACAATCATACTCCTGCAGAACCGTCTTACGGTCCCATGG TAAGGGGTGTTGCCACTGATAATGGTCCTTCTGTCACTCCAATAGATCATATAGCAAGAGGCGGGGTACGTTCAAATTATCATTCTGATTTATGGGGCCCACAAGACGAGCGACATTCAACGTACGTTAACAGGGAAGTACAACACCACACTCCACCTTTCCCAAGGCCTCCTTGTCATCCATATCCATCAACCAGTCATAACACATCTGTCACACCAATGGGCCCCACTGGCAATGGAGGATCATATAAGAGAAAGAACACTATTATATCCGAAGGTAGCTCGAGCAGCTTTTATGGGGCAGGGAGTTCATCTAATTCTCAAATGTTTAGAGGATCTGGTCTCTCGATTGACGGTCAAGATTCAACGAGGAATGTTCGAAGTAGATCTGAGTTGGAACCTTGGATGCCAAGAACACATGTTCCAAACTACACTTCTCAATATTACCAACCAATAACACACTCTTCGAACTACTCTCTGCCTGTCCACCCTGTCAATCTAAGTGCTGATGTGGCGAGTCGAGAGTGGAATTCTGTTCATTATGCTGCTTCCTTTCAAGAAAGGATTCCACCTATGG GTATTAATGGGCCAAGACATGATGAACGTCAATTTTGTGCTGGAGGGAGTTCTTTTGATAACAATGGCTGCCAACATGATCAATTTCATAGGACTCATGTTTTATCTTCGCATCATCATCATGTTCCCCACACTCAGTACATTAGAGATGGACGCAGTCACCATTCTTCAGGAGATACACATGTCtatagaaatgggtcaaattacTGTAATACCCTTGGTGGTGGTTTAAGAATTCGAGAGCTACATTTTCCACCCGAAAATATCTATAGAGGAAGGGGTGCAAGTCCTATTGTGAATGCCATGAATTCCCATGAAGTATTAGGATATGAG TCATCTTTTTATATGAATTCAAGCAATATGTCTGATGAGTATCAAGATATGAGGCTCGACATTGACGACATGAGCTATGAG GAACTACTTGCTCTTGAGGAAAGCATAGGGCATGTGAACGCTGGTTTGTGTGAGGATGAAATGTCTAAATGTTTAAACGAACTAATTTACTACTCTATGGACCAGAGCCGTGACGAAGCTAGTTGTTCAATCTGCCTC GAGGAGTACAAGAATGGCGAAAAGCTTGGAAAAATGTATAAATGTGGGCATGAGTATCATATGGATTGTATTAAGAAATGGTTGCTAATGAAGAAAATATGCCCTATCTGCAAATCTGATTGCACAACTCAAGAGCCGATTCAAGTgtgtaatcatttatga